One Dasypus novemcinctus isolate mDasNov1 chromosome 1, mDasNov1.1.hap2, whole genome shotgun sequence genomic window carries:
- the SOD3 gene encoding extracellular superoxide dismutase [Cu-Zn] encodes MLALLCSCLLLVARASCASTGWDPEEPSSSTEEQIRDMHAKVREIWQELLQRQAADGGADSALYAACQVQPSAALDAAQPRVSGLVLFRQPAPGAQLEAFFDLEGFPAEANGSSRAVHVHRFGDLSQGCESTGPHYNPLGVPHPQHPGDFGNFAVRAGRVWKYRAGLAASLAGPHSIVGRAVVVHAGEDDLGRGGDQASVENGNAGRRLACCVVGACGSGPWERQELAHKERKKRRRESECKAA; translated from the coding sequence ATGCTGGCACTGCTGTGTTCCTGCCTGCTCCTGGTGGCCCGCGCTTCCTGCGCCTCCACCGGCTGGGACCCGGAGGAGCCCAGCTCCAGCACGGAGGAGCAGATCCGCGACATGCACGCGAAGGTGAGGGAGATCTGGCAGGAGCTGCTGCAGCGGCAGGCGGCGGACGGCGGGGCGGACTCAGCGCTCTACGCCGCCTGCCAGGTGCAGCCGTCGGCCGCGCTGGACGCCGCGCAGCCCCGGGTCTCCGGCCTCGTCCTCTTCCGGCAGCCGGCGCCGGGCGCGCAGCTCGAGGCCTTCTTCGACCTGGAGGGCTTCCCAGCCGAGGCGAACGGCTCCAGCCGCGCGGTCCACGTGCACCGCTTCGGGGACCTGAGCCAGGGCTGCGAGTCCACCGGGCCGCACTACAACCCGCTGGGCGTGCCGCACCCGCAGCACCCGGGCGACTTCGGCAACTTCGCCGTCCGCGCCGGCCGCGTCTGGAAGTACCGCGCTGGCCTGGCCGCCTCGCTCGCGGGCCCGCACTCCATCGTGGGCCGCGCCGTGGTGGTCCACGCGGGCGAGGACGACCTGGGCCGCGGCGGCGACCAGGCCAGCGTGGAGAACGGCAACGCCGGCCGCCGGCTGGCCTGCTGCGTGGTGGGCGCGTGCGGGTCGGGGCCGTGGGAGCGCCAGGAGCTGGCGCACAAAGAGCGCAAGAAGCGGCGGCGCGAGAGCGAGTGCAAGGCCGCCTGA